A region of Nostoc sp. ATCC 53789 DNA encodes the following proteins:
- a CDS encoding TauD/TfdA family dioxygenase yields MYSIKIENLIIRVKSVLEMPVSKEAEMANKFNEFGFVILEHEPSATPKNNLLKLSDYFGTIIQHEHSDSQGIVPISPVDSYPEYVNTTTTDLSLHTDGAFTITPPKVMAMQCQIAAANGGFTKLIDGKLVYEHLKRTNPVGLLTLFNPDAITVKRDNKKATKPIFEEHHAGLIVRFRADNAAHVSVESKSFAAFKSFENFVNNPDNQVIFKLAQNQIIIVDNTRVLHGRTAFSKQEYRLLNRLWFDGQSDIINLKFGISIAPKNLSLFAKKYQPSQIDIGSDISQSTQLKFKAT; encoded by the coding sequence ATGTATTCAATAAAAATTGAAAATCTAATAATTAGAGTGAAAAGTGTATTAGAAATGCCAGTTTCTAAAGAAGCTGAGATGGCAAATAAATTTAATGAGTTTGGATTCGTAATACTAGAACACGAACCTTCAGCAACACCTAAGAATAACTTATTAAAATTGTCTGATTATTTTGGAACAATTATTCAGCACGAACATTCTGATTCACAGGGAATTGTTCCCATCAGTCCTGTTGATAGTTATCCAGAATATGTAAATACTACAACTACAGATTTATCGTTACATACGGATGGAGCGTTCACAATTACTCCACCAAAAGTAATGGCAATGCAGTGCCAGATTGCTGCTGCAAATGGCGGGTTCACCAAGCTTATTGATGGCAAGCTGGTATATGAACATCTAAAGCGGACAAACCCAGTTGGATTGTTAACTTTGTTTAATCCTGATGCGATTACAGTCAAAAGAGATAATAAAAAAGCAACTAAACCTATTTTTGAAGAACATCATGCTGGGCTTATTGTAAGGTTTAGAGCAGATAATGCAGCTCATGTTTCGGTTGAATCGAAAAGTTTTGCGGCATTTAAATCATTTGAAAACTTTGTAAATAATCCTGACAATCAAGTAATTTTTAAACTTGCACAAAACCAAATAATTATTGTAGATAATACTAGAGTTTTGCATGGAAGAACTGCATTTTCCAAACAAGAGTATAGGCTACTAAATCGACTTTGGTTTGATGGACAATCTGATATTATAAATTTAAAGTTTGGTATTTCTATAGCCCCAAAAAACTTGAGTTTATTTGCTAAAAAGTATCAGCCATCTCAAATAGATATAGGCTCAGATATTTCTCAGTCAACTCAATTGAAATTTAAAGCCACATGA
- a CDS encoding NAD(P)/FAD-dependent oxidoreductase encodes MSTLPNSTQILIIGGGPSGSTAATLLAREGFDVTLLEREVFPRYHVGESLLPSALEIFDLLGVREKIEAYGFQRKPGAYIEWGTEKWSLNFGELTGDNTYSFQVRRDEFDHLLLEHSKSQGVKVFEGTKIRQLSFDGDRPRSATWSQSNDTTGEISFDFMIDASGRAGIMATEYLKNRRLHDVFQNVGIWGYWKNALRLPKGQSGAIALGSIPDGWVWGIPLDEEIMSVGVVMHKSTYKERLTKNLKDIYVEAIAECPLIADLVALGELVSDVKVEQDYSYTSDSFSGPAYFISGDAACFLDPLLSSGVHLATYSALLAAASITSVIRGEVTESQAASFYDQSYRQAYLRFLVFVSAFYDQNRGKDSYFWEAQRLSRRDFGSSNLKLAFLNLVSGVEDLEDAKEGIADFVMAEMSQRIQSSHSIRQDKQALAIEREKGNEVMKTNAQFFNAVEGFSILSAVGAVDGLYVTTQPKLGLVQVIPLQRNSLLHT; translated from the coding sequence ATGTCTACACTGCCTAATTCCACACAGATTCTAATTATCGGAGGGGGACCTTCTGGATCTACTGCTGCTACCCTATTGGCTCGTGAGGGCTTTGATGTAACGCTGTTAGAACGAGAGGTATTCCCGCGTTACCACGTTGGGGAATCTCTTTTGCCCTCTGCTTTAGAAATTTTTGACCTGCTTGGCGTACGCGAGAAAATTGAAGCTTATGGCTTTCAGCGTAAACCTGGAGCGTACATAGAATGGGGAACGGAAAAGTGGAGCCTCAATTTTGGGGAACTTACGGGGGACAACACCTACAGCTTCCAAGTTCGCCGTGACGAATTCGACCACTTGCTTTTAGAGCATTCAAAGAGCCAGGGTGTGAAGGTTTTTGAAGGGACTAAAATTCGCCAGTTGTCTTTTGATGGCGATCGCCCGCGCAGCGCTACTTGGTCACAATCAAATGATACTACCGGGGAGATTTCTTTTGACTTTATGATTGACGCTTCAGGTCGTGCTGGGATCATGGCGACGGAGTATCTGAAAAACCGCCGTCTACACGACGTATTCCAGAATGTTGGCATCTGGGGGTACTGGAAAAACGCCTTGAGACTACCTAAAGGTCAGTCGGGTGCGATTGCCTTGGGCTCCATTCCAGATGGTTGGGTGTGGGGAATTCCTTTGGATGAGGAAATTATGAGCGTTGGTGTAGTGATGCATAAGTCAACCTACAAGGAGAGACTGACTAAGAACTTGAAGGATATCTACGTGGAGGCGATTGCAGAGTGTCCCTTGATAGCGGATCTGGTTGCACTAGGGGAGCTAGTCTCAGACGTGAAAGTTGAGCAAGATTACTCTTACACTTCCGACTCCTTTTCAGGACCAGCCTACTTCATATCGGGAGACGCTGCTTGCTTCCTAGACCCCCTACTATCGAGTGGGGTGCATCTTGCTACTTATAGCGCTTTGTTAGCCGCAGCCAGTATCACAAGTGTTATACGTGGCGAGGTGACTGAGTCACAAGCTGCTTCTTTCTACGATCAGAGCTATCGGCAGGCTTATTTGCGTTTCTTAGTGTTCGTATCAGCCTTCTACGATCAAAACCGTGGCAAGGATTCCTATTTCTGGGAGGCACAACGGCTTAGTCGCCGTGACTTCGGCAGTTCTAACCTAAAGCTAGCATTCTTGAATCTGGTGTCCGGCGTCGAGGACTTGGAGGACGCTAAGGAGGGGATTGCCGATTTTGTTATGGCAGAGATGTCTCAGCGGATTCAGTCAAGCCACAGCATTAGGCAAGACAAGCAGGCGTTGGCAATCGAAAGGGAAAAAGGTAACGAGGTAATGAAGACAAATGCCCAGTTTTTCAATGCAGTCGAGGGATTTTCCATACTATCGGCAGTTGGGGCAGTTGATGGTCTATATGTTACAACTCAGCCAAAATTAGGATTGGTACAGGTAATCCCTCTCCAAAGAAACTCTTTGCTCCACACTTAG
- the panD gene encoding aspartate 1-decarboxylase, translating into MRIMLKSKIHRATVTEANVNYIGSITVDKVLMEKADILPGEKVMVVDNTNGNRLETYVLEGEENSGVICMNGGSAHLVNSGDLITLLAFEVTDEIKEPKKIIVDENNKFLKYL; encoded by the coding sequence ATGCGTATTATGTTGAAGTCGAAAATTCACAGAGCGACGGTGACGGAAGCCAACGTTAACTACATCGGAAGTATTACAGTAGACAAAGTTCTGATGGAAAAGGCAGACATACTACCGGGTGAAAAGGTTATGGTGGTGGACAACACTAATGGTAATCGTCTAGAAACCTATGTCCTAGAAGGTGAGGAAAATTCCGGGGTAATCTGTATGAACGGTGGCTCCGCCCACCTAGTCAATTCAGGAGACCTTATCACATTGCTAGCATTCGAGGTAACTGACGAAATCAAGGAACCGAAAAAAATTATCGTGGATGAAAACAACAAGTTTCTCAAGTACCTGTAA
- a CDS encoding cytochrome P450, whose product MINTAKSSLLPGPTTPSWWNLLQWLNNPCEFLEECRARYGDTFTFKAIGFEPLVLISNPKDIKEIFDKHKYFDSGKAKANDLAGFFLGNNSVTLLDGSSHKRQRKLLMPAFHGQNISNYGELICHATKQVTSNWQPGQRLIIYKEVKEITLRAMLTVLLGSDKTERYQQLKLIVNQIVSTITNPFASSSLFFNVFRRDWGSWSAWGNLLRCQRQIANIISAEIKERRENCNNYNNDILSMLMAARDENGGKMTDEELQDELMTLIFSGYETTSAAITWAYYWIHYLPEIRAKLLQELDELGDNPDPTEISKLPYLNAVCAETLRIYPVGLTTFPRIVKSPIEIGGHQFEVGTCLYPCIYLIHHREELYPNSKQFKPERFLDNKFLNYEYFPFGGGNRTCIGMAFAQFKMKLVLANILRNWQLELVGKPPLKPVRDIFSIYPQGGLKMVVL is encoded by the coding sequence ATGATTAATACTGCTAAATCCTCATTACTTCCTGGTCCCACTACACCATCTTGGTGGAACTTATTGCAATGGCTTAATAATCCTTGTGAATTTTTGGAAGAGTGTCGAGCACGCTATGGAGACACTTTTACCTTCAAAGCTATTGGTTTTGAACCTTTAGTACTTATTAGTAATCCTAAGGATATAAAAGAAATTTTTGATAAACACAAGTATTTTGACAGTGGAAAAGCTAAAGCTAACGATTTAGCAGGATTTTTTTTAGGCAACAATTCCGTCACCTTGCTTGATGGAAGTAGTCATAAACGACAGCGTAAACTACTGATGCCTGCTTTTCATGGTCAAAATATATCTAACTATGGAGAACTAATATGCCATGCAACGAAGCAGGTTACTTCTAATTGGCAACCTGGTCAAAGATTGATTATTTACAAGGAAGTCAAAGAAATTACGCTGCGAGCGATGTTAACGGTTTTACTGGGTTCAGATAAAACGGAACGTTATCAACAACTCAAATTGATAGTTAATCAAATAGTATCCACTATAACTAATCCCTTTGCTTCTAGCTCTCTTTTCTTCAATGTGTTTAGAAGAGACTGGGGTTCTTGGAGTGCCTGGGGTAATCTTTTACGTTGCCAACGTCAGATTGCAAATATCATTTCTGCAGAAATCAAAGAACGTAGAGAAAATTGTAACAATTACAACAATGATATCCTCAGTATGCTGATGGCAGCACGAGATGAAAATGGAGGAAAAATGACAGATGAGGAGTTGCAAGATGAGTTAATGACACTTATCTTTTCTGGATATGAAACTACATCTGCAGCAATAACATGGGCATATTATTGGATTCATTACTTACCAGAGATAAGAGCCAAGTTATTGCAAGAATTAGATGAGTTAGGAGATAATCCAGACCCAACGGAAATAAGCAAATTACCTTATCTCAATGCAGTTTGTGCTGAAACCTTGAGAATATATCCAGTTGGTCTAACTACTTTTCCTCGAATTGTAAAATCGCCAATAGAAATTGGAGGTCATCAATTTGAGGTAGGAACTTGTCTTTATCCATGTATTTATCTAATTCACCACCGGGAAGAACTATATCCTAACTCTAAACAGTTTAAGCCAGAACGTTTTCTAGATAATAAATTTTTAAATTATGAGTATTTCCCTTTCGGTGGCGGTAACCGAACTTGCATTGGTATGGCATTTGCTCAGTTTAAAATGAAGTTAGTATTGGCTAATATTTTGCGGAATTGGCAATTGGAATTGGTAGGCAAACCTCCTTTAAAACCAGTACGAGATATTTTCTCAATTTATCCTCAAGGTGGATTAAAAATGGTTGTATTGTAA